The following coding sequences are from one Collimonas arenae window:
- a CDS encoding DUF1415 domain-containing protein has product MKTATSSDQEVFSSEVIAHTKLWLERAVIGLNLCPFAKAVFIKDQIRYVVSSAQTPEELLADLVRELNYLQEADPEKTDTTLLIHPDALRDFLDYNDFLDVADAAIEELDLEGELQVASFHPDYQFADAGADDITNYTNRSPYPTLHLLREASVERAVDAFPEASEIFNKNMQTLSRLGLDGWRKTLQEG; this is encoded by the coding sequence ATGAAAACAGCGACATCGTCAGATCAGGAAGTCTTTTCCAGCGAAGTGATCGCTCACACGAAGCTATGGCTGGAACGCGCCGTCATCGGACTCAATTTGTGTCCGTTTGCCAAGGCCGTCTTCATCAAGGACCAGATACGCTACGTCGTCAGCAGCGCCCAAACACCGGAAGAATTGCTGGCGGACCTGGTCAGAGAACTTAATTACTTGCAGGAGGCAGATCCAGAAAAAACGGATACAACCCTGCTGATCCATCCCGATGCATTGCGGGATTTTCTCGATTACAACGATTTCCTGGATGTTGCCGATGCGGCAATTGAAGAACTAGATCTGGAAGGAGAGCTACAGGTGGCCAGCTTTCATCCTGACTATCAGTTTGCAGATGCCGGGGCTGACGACATCACAAACTATACCAATCGCTCACCCTACCCAACCTTGCACCTGCTGCGCGAAGCCAGCGTTGAACGTGCAGTCGATGCGTTTCCGGAAGCGTCTGAGATTTTTAATAAGAATATGCAAACCTTGAGTCGGCTCGGCTTGGACGGTTGGAGGAAAACACTGCAGGAAGGCTAA
- a CDS encoding YaeQ family protein, with protein MALKATIFKADLQIADMDRHYYQEHALTIARHPSETDERMMVRLLAFARHASAALTFGKGLSDAEEPDLWAKDLTGAIDLWIEVGQPDEKRILKACGRAAQVVVYSYSSTSHIWWNQISSKVARARNLTVINIAAASSEALSRLAQRNMQLQCTIQDGQIWLTANNETVEVELSVSNA; from the coding sequence ATGGCCCTTAAAGCAACTATTTTCAAAGCCGATCTGCAAATTGCCGATATGGATCGTCATTATTATCAGGAACACGCGTTGACGATTGCCCGTCATCCGTCTGAAACCGACGAGCGCATGATGGTACGCCTGTTGGCCTTCGCCCGCCATGCATCGGCCGCGTTGACTTTCGGCAAGGGTTTGTCGGATGCCGAGGAACCGGATTTGTGGGCCAAGGACCTGACCGGCGCCATCGACCTATGGATAGAAGTCGGGCAGCCGGATGAAAAGCGCATCCTGAAAGCCTGCGGACGTGCTGCCCAAGTGGTGGTGTACAGCTACAGCAGTACCAGTCACATATGGTGGAACCAGATCAGCAGCAAGGTGGCGCGTGCGCGCAACCTGACAGTCATCAATATTGCCGCGGCCAGCAGTGAGGCGTTGTCTCGGTTGGCGCAACGCAATATGCAGCTGCAATGCACGATTCAGGATGGGCAGATCTGGCTTACCGCCAATAATGAAACCGTCGAAGTCGAACTGAGTGTCAGTAACGCATAG
- a CDS encoding AAA family ATPase has product MFAKIHAVAKQVNQVVVGKDHQIRQALVCLLAGGHLLIEDVPGVGKTTLAHALAISLGLRFNRLQFTSDLLPADVVGISVFDREKTSFVFHQGPVFTQVLLADEINRATPKTQSALLEAMEERQVTAEGITRDLPDPFFVIATQNPAHQVGTFALPESQLDRFLMCLSLGYPDAAAERALLMGEDRRVLLKSMPPVMQPAELIEARQSLKQIHTSSKLIDYVQALAHASRQNGLFAEGMSPRAAIALLQAARAWAALEGRNHVIPEDVQAVLVPVTAHRLRPLKSHTGSALGGRDLVLQLMKSVAV; this is encoded by the coding sequence ATGTTCGCGAAAATCCACGCAGTTGCAAAGCAGGTCAACCAGGTTGTCGTCGGCAAGGACCATCAAATCCGGCAAGCGCTGGTATGCCTGCTGGCAGGCGGCCATTTGCTGATCGAAGATGTCCCGGGCGTCGGCAAGACCACCTTGGCTCACGCGCTGGCCATTTCGCTTGGGCTGCGTTTCAATCGCCTGCAATTCACCAGCGATCTGCTGCCGGCGGATGTAGTCGGGATTTCCGTGTTTGACCGTGAAAAGACGAGCTTTGTCTTTCATCAAGGCCCGGTGTTCACGCAAGTGCTGCTAGCCGACGAAATCAATCGGGCCACACCGAAAACGCAATCGGCGCTGCTGGAAGCAATGGAAGAGCGCCAGGTCACGGCGGAAGGTATCACCCGCGACCTGCCGGATCCATTCTTCGTCATCGCCACTCAAAATCCTGCGCACCAGGTCGGCACCTTTGCCTTGCCGGAATCGCAACTCGACCGTTTCCTGATGTGTCTCTCACTCGGCTACCCTGACGCCGCTGCCGAGCGCGCGTTACTGATGGGTGAAGACCGTCGCGTCCTGCTGAAATCCATGCCGCCGGTGATGCAACCGGCTGAATTGATCGAAGCCCGGCAGTCATTGAAACAGATCCATACATCAAGCAAGCTGATCGACTACGTACAGGCACTGGCGCATGCATCGCGCCAGAATGGTCTGTTTGCCGAAGGCATGAGCCCGCGTGCAGCGATTGCATTGTTGCAGGCTGCCCGCGCCTGGGCGGCACTGGAAGGCCGTAACCATGTGATTCCGGAAGATGTCCAGGCGGTGCTGGTGCCGGTCACCGCCCACCGCCTGCGCCCGCTCAAATCGCACACCGGCAGCGCGCTTGGCGGTCGCGACCTGGTGCTGCAGTTGATGAAGTCGGTTGCGGTTTAA
- the ylqF gene encoding ribosome biogenesis GTPase YlqF: MSIQWFPGHMNAARKKAAEAMEKVDLVIEVLDGRLPQASCNPMIEQLRLHRQRPCLKILNKSDLADPVATQAWISYYNAQKNVQAVALSCKKPSDVAKIPGLCLALAPHRGTPLKPLRMMIMGIPNVGKSTLMNALLKRRVAAVGDEPAVTKVQQRLYLGNNMVLIDTPGMLWPKIAHPSDGLMLAASHAIGSNALIEEEVATFLADLLLVRYAPLLAARYGLKTDGIDGVSVIEGVATRRGFRLKGGDLDLEKAAHTLLQDYRTGALGRISLETPQTRAALLARYQEELAQRQAEADAAAASDEDQDDAK; the protein is encoded by the coding sequence ATGTCCATACAATGGTTCCCCGGTCACATGAACGCCGCCCGCAAGAAGGCGGCGGAAGCTATGGAGAAGGTCGATCTCGTGATCGAAGTGCTCGATGGGCGTTTGCCGCAAGCCAGTTGCAACCCCATGATCGAGCAGTTGCGCCTGCATCGCCAGCGCCCTTGCCTGAAAATTCTCAACAAGAGTGATCTTGCAGATCCTGTCGCCACCCAGGCCTGGATCAGCTATTACAACGCGCAAAAAAATGTACAAGCGGTTGCCCTGAGCTGCAAGAAGCCGTCCGATGTCGCCAAGATACCGGGTTTGTGCCTGGCGCTGGCGCCGCATCGCGGCACGCCGCTGAAACCGTTGCGCATGATGATCATGGGGATTCCCAACGTCGGCAAGTCGACGTTGATGAACGCCTTGCTCAAGCGCCGCGTCGCGGCTGTCGGCGATGAGCCGGCGGTGACCAAGGTGCAGCAGCGTTTGTACTTGGGTAACAACATGGTGTTGATCGACACGCCTGGCATGCTGTGGCCAAAGATCGCCCATCCGAGCGACGGCTTGATGTTGGCAGCCAGCCATGCAATCGGCAGCAATGCATTGATCGAGGAAGAAGTTGCCACTTTCCTGGCCGATTTGTTGTTGGTCCGTTATGCGCCCCTGCTGGCGGCGCGCTATGGCCTCAAGACCGACGGGATTGACGGCGTGAGCGTGATTGAGGGGGTGGCCACCCGTCGCGGATTCCGTCTCAAGGGCGGTGATCTGGACCTGGAAAAAGCAGCGCACACCCTGTTACAGGATTACCGGACCGGCGCGCTCGGGCGCATCAGTCTGGAAACTCCGCAGACGCGCGCTGCGCTGCTGGCCCGTTATCAGGAAGAGCTGGCGCAAAGACAGGCTGAGGCCGATGCTGCTGCGGCTAGCGACGAAGATCAGGACGACGCAAAGTAA
- the cysM gene encoding cysteine synthase CysM — MPYLTIEDTIGNTPLVQLKRIPGSDAAQRNNIILGKMEGNNPAGSVKDRPALSMIKHAEMRGQIKPGDTLIEATSGNTGIALAMVAAMRGYKMVLLMPENLSEERRQSMAAYGAKIILTPKTGGMEYARDLAEKMQKDGEGLILDQFANPDNPLAHYETTGPEIWRDTEGRITHFVSAMGTTGTIMGVSSYLKEQNPEIRIIGAQPEEGSQIPGIRKWPEAYLPKIYDNTRVDQIESVSQAASEHMARRLASEEGIFCGISAAGACEVALRISQQVENATIVFVVCDRGDRYLSTGVFPA, encoded by the coding sequence ATGCCTTATCTGACTATTGAAGACACAATCGGCAATACCCCTCTGGTACAGCTGAAGCGCATTCCCGGCAGCGATGCGGCTCAGCGGAACAATATTATCCTGGGCAAGATGGAAGGCAATAACCCGGCTGGATCGGTTAAGGACCGGCCGGCGCTGTCGATGATCAAGCATGCTGAAATGCGCGGCCAGATCAAGCCCGGTGATACGCTGATCGAGGCGACCAGCGGCAACACCGGGATTGCATTGGCGATGGTAGCGGCTATGCGCGGCTATAAGATGGTGTTGCTGATGCCGGAAAACCTGAGCGAGGAACGGCGCCAAAGCATGGCAGCATACGGCGCCAAGATCATTCTTACGCCGAAGACCGGCGGCATGGAGTATGCGCGTGACCTGGCTGAAAAAATGCAGAAAGACGGTGAAGGCCTGATTCTCGACCAGTTTGCCAATCCCGATAATCCGTTGGCGCATTATGAAACGACCGGGCCCGAAATCTGGCGCGACACCGAAGGGCGAATTACCCATTTTGTGAGTGCAATGGGAACCACCGGCACCATCATGGGCGTGTCCAGCTACCTGAAGGAACAGAATCCGGAGATACGCATCATCGGTGCGCAGCCGGAAGAGGGCTCGCAAATTCCAGGTATCAGAAAATGGCCGGAAGCCTATCTGCCGAAAATTTATGACAATACGCGGGTGGACCAGATTGAATCGGTGAGCCAGGCTGCGTCCGAGCACATGGCGCGAAGACTGGCGAGCGAAGAGGGGATTTTCTGCGGCATTTCAGCAGCAGGGGCATGTGAAGTGGCGCTCAGGATTTCGCAGCAAGTTGAAAACGCGACGATTGTGTTCGTCGTGTGCGATCGTGGCGACCGTTACTTGTCTACAGGCGTTTTCCCTGCCTAA
- a CDS encoding DUF58 domain-containing protein, with translation MLTSLRKKIRHWLNKSLFQLREAEPGEVFLTQRRVFIVPSRPGLAFAVTLVLLFLASINYNLSLGFALTFLLAACAVIDMHLTFRNLAYLHLSAGKVAPVFSGEDALFELHVINRRKHPRYAIWLGFIGRGLPALEQPVDIAAHAASNVTLAVTTSDRGWRPAPRIRLQTRFPLGLLRAWSYWQPDCRALVYPQPESSASVPPLPLAPMERSDGNGSAGHQDFAGIRTYQSGDSLKHFAWRQIARLDTDDDAKLIVKQFEGGAVSDLLIDYVSLPYGMDIEAKLSRMTRWILEAEARQLPYAFRLGDTHYEAAIGPAHRQACLRALALYEGVA, from the coding sequence ATGCTGACCTCACTACGCAAAAAAATCCGGCATTGGCTGAACAAGTCATTGTTTCAGCTGCGCGAAGCTGAACCGGGGGAGGTCTTCCTGACCCAACGCCGCGTGTTCATCGTGCCGAGCCGGCCCGGCCTGGCATTTGCCGTGACCCTGGTGCTATTGTTCCTGGCATCCATCAATTACAACCTCAGTCTCGGCTTTGCTTTGACCTTTCTGCTGGCGGCATGCGCAGTCATCGACATGCACCTCACGTTCCGCAACCTGGCCTATCTGCATCTGTCCGCCGGCAAGGTGGCGCCCGTGTTTTCCGGCGAAGACGCGTTGTTCGAGCTGCACGTGATCAATCGCCGCAAACACCCTCGCTATGCAATCTGGCTGGGCTTTATTGGTCGCGGCTTGCCCGCGCTGGAGCAACCGGTCGATATTGCCGCCCATGCCGCTAGCAACGTAACGCTGGCGGTGACCACCAGCGATCGCGGCTGGCGCCCGGCTCCCAGGATTCGTCTGCAAACCCGTTTCCCGCTTGGTCTGTTGCGGGCCTGGAGCTACTGGCAACCGGATTGCCGGGCGTTGGTCTATCCGCAACCTGAATCGTCGGCATCGGTGCCGCCACTGCCGCTGGCGCCCATGGAAAGAAGCGACGGCAACGGTTCGGCCGGCCACCAGGATTTCGCCGGCATCCGCACCTATCAGTCCGGCGATTCGCTCAAGCACTTTGCCTGGCGCCAAATCGCCAGGCTGGATACGGACGATGACGCCAAACTGATCGTCAAGCAATTCGAGGGAGGAGCGGTGAGCGATCTGCTGATCGATTACGTCTCCCTGCCCTACGGCATGGATATCGAAGCGAAGCTGTCGCGCATGACGCGCTGGATACTGGAAGCGGAAGCGCGCCAGTTGCCCTATGCGTTTCGTCTCGGGGACACGCATTACGAGGCGGCGATCGGTCCCGCTCATCGGCAAGCGTGCCTGCGTGCGCTGGCACTATATGAAGGTGTGGCATGA
- a CDS encoding histone deacetylase family protein: MTTAFYTHPDCKLHEMGSWHPESPARLQAIEDQLIASRIDQLLDYRSVPLAQESDLARVHSAAMIGLVREHSLALTGKPGCYPLDADTLINGYSWQAALRAAGAALAATDAVIKGEIDNAFCSVRPPGHHATSTTSMGFCLFNNVAIAARHALDMHGLERVAIVDFDVHHGNGTEEIFAQDPRVLMVSFFQHPFYPFSGAEPAGGNAVNVPVPAYSDGSVVRQLATEKWLPALDAHRPQMVFVSAGFDAHREDDMAQMGLVEADYAWLTRQVMRVAAQHAEGRIVSCLEGGYDLSALGRSVVAHLKVLADLE; encoded by the coding sequence GTGACTACTGCTTTCTATACGCATCCCGATTGCAAGCTGCATGAGATGGGATCATGGCATCCGGAATCGCCGGCCAGGCTGCAGGCGATCGAGGACCAATTGATCGCCAGCCGGATTGATCAACTGCTGGACTACCGTAGCGTGCCGTTGGCACAGGAGAGCGATCTGGCGCGGGTGCACAGTGCTGCGATGATTGGGCTGGTCCGGGAGCATAGCCTGGCGCTGACTGGCAAGCCTGGTTGCTATCCGCTGGATGCTGACACCCTGATCAACGGCTACAGCTGGCAGGCGGCATTGCGGGCGGCGGGTGCTGCGTTGGCGGCAACGGATGCCGTGATCAAGGGCGAGATCGACAACGCATTCTGTTCGGTTCGCCCGCCGGGGCACCATGCAACGTCGACCACGTCGATGGGATTTTGCCTGTTCAATAACGTTGCGATAGCGGCGCGCCATGCGCTGGACATGCACGGGCTGGAACGGGTCGCGATAGTCGATTTCGATGTGCATCACGGCAACGGCACCGAGGAGATATTTGCGCAGGATCCGCGGGTGTTGATGGTCAGTTTCTTCCAGCACCCGTTTTACCCATTCAGCGGCGCCGAACCGGCTGGCGGTAATGCTGTCAATGTCCCAGTGCCGGCCTATAGCGACGGCAGCGTGGTGCGCCAGCTGGCGACCGAGAAGTGGCTGCCTGCGCTGGATGCACATCGCCCGCAAATGGTATTCGTCTCAGCCGGATTCGATGCGCACCGGGAAGACGACATGGCGCAGATGGGATTGGTCGAGGCAGATTATGCCTGGCTGACGCGGCAGGTCATGCGCGTAGCCGCCCAGCATGCGGAGGGGCGGATCGTCAGCTGTCTGGAAGGGGGCTACGATCTGTCTGCACTGGGCCGCAGTGTGGTTGCTCATTTGAAAGTATTGGCTGATCTCGAGTGA
- a CDS encoding MetQ/NlpA family ABC transporter substrate-binding protein, with amino-acid sequence MNRRQLVNLFAGLSVIASLGAAAPAFTQDKPIKIGATGGPHAQILEVVKKVAAKDGLNIQIVEFSDYVQPNAALAAGDLDANSYQHLPYLEAQIKDRGYKLVNVGYTITFPMGVYSKKVKSLKDLKNGARIGVPNDPTNGGRALLLLQAQGLLKLKADAGLKATPLDITDNPKKLKIVEIDAAQLPRSLDDLDAAAINGNYAESAGLDPTKDGIAIEGAKGPYANVIAVRIADKDKPWVAKLIKAYHSPEVKQYVVTQFKSSVIPAW; translated from the coding sequence ATGAATCGTCGTCAATTAGTGAATCTTTTCGCCGGCCTGAGCGTCATCGCCAGCCTGGGTGCGGCCGCCCCTGCTTTCACGCAGGACAAGCCGATCAAGATCGGCGCCACCGGCGGGCCACATGCGCAGATCCTCGAAGTGGTCAAGAAAGTCGCCGCCAAGGATGGTCTGAATATCCAGATCGTCGAATTCAGCGATTACGTGCAGCCCAACGCAGCGTTGGCTGCCGGCGACCTGGATGCCAACAGCTACCAGCATCTGCCTTACCTGGAAGCGCAAATCAAGGATCGCGGCTACAAGCTGGTCAATGTCGGCTACACCATCACTTTCCCGATGGGCGTGTATTCGAAGAAAGTCAAATCGCTCAAGGACCTGAAGAATGGCGCTCGCATCGGTGTGCCCAACGACCCAACCAACGGCGGCCGCGCGCTGTTGCTGTTGCAAGCACAAGGCTTGCTGAAGCTCAAGGCCGACGCCGGCCTGAAAGCGACGCCACTGGACATCACCGACAATCCGAAAAAACTGAAGATCGTTGAAATCGATGCGGCGCAACTGCCGCGCTCGCTGGATGACCTGGATGCTGCTGCCATCAACGGCAACTACGCAGAATCGGCCGGCCTCGACCCAACCAAGGACGGCATCGCCATCGAAGGCGCCAAAGGCCCCTACGCCAATGTGATCGCGGTCCGCATCGCCGACAAGGACAAGCCTTGGGTCGCCAAGTTGATCAAGGCTTACCATAGCCCTGAAGTCAAACAATACGTGGTGACGCAATTCAAGAGCTCGGTGATTCCTGCCTGGTAA
- a CDS encoding ComEA family DNA-binding protein, with amino-acid sequence MLSPWPTAPAASWSASWARRLSAAKSCSVKRILVYGLNGNFPRFDDYTQSSSFQREKFDMFTRLLLVFCALMASASLALAQVDVNKGDLAALNNIKGIGAAKAKRIIDERSKGGNFKDWADFESRVPGIGEKSASQLSQAGLLVNGKAKGGVESAKNNAKGNPKSNALAATAPAKPAAKVK; translated from the coding sequence ATGCTGTCGCCCTGGCCAACCGCGCCGGCGGCATCGTGGTCGGCAAGCTGGGCACGGCGACTGTCAGCCGCGAAGAGTTGTTCGGTTAAGCGAATTCTTGTTTATGGTTTAAATGGCAATTTCCCCCGGTTTGATGACTATACTCAATCGTCATCATTTCAACGGGAGAAATTCGACATGTTTACAAGACTACTGCTGGTGTTTTGCGCATTGATGGCCTCAGCGAGCCTGGCGTTGGCTCAGGTGGATGTCAACAAAGGCGATCTGGCGGCCCTGAACAATATCAAGGGAATCGGCGCGGCGAAGGCCAAGCGCATCATTGATGAGCGCAGCAAAGGCGGCAATTTCAAGGATTGGGCCGATTTTGAAAGCCGGGTTCCAGGAATTGGAGAAAAAAGTGCCTCTCAATTGTCGCAGGCCGGCTTGCTGGTGAACGGCAAGGCAAAGGGCGGTGTGGAGAGTGCTAAAAATAATGCAAAGGGCAATCCAAAGAGTAACGCGCTCGCAGCAACCGCCCCCGCCAAGCCAGCGGCCAAAGTGAAGTAG
- a CDS encoding transglutaminase TgpA family protein, with the protein MTTPVQHLKSELESTQIFRSSSAYMHNLPRDKSDTLLLLGACVMVLLPHFLHLSWWTSAICCGLLLWRAAITMRGQRLPPMWLLLPLAALSMGGVYLDFRTLLGRDAGVAMLVLLLTFKLLEMRARRDLFVVLLLSFFLLLTTFFYSQSLPSLLWMIATLVLILTTQLSFQYTGKQPPLKQRLRLGGMILAMALPLTLILFLLFPRIQGPLWGLPGDAHGGRTGLSDSMAPGNISQLAMSDDIAFRVKFLDPQPAPAKLYWRGVVLTHFDGRTWTPGLTSRATTNDEAAATPNAATSVRQQITMEPNGQRWLFALETPQAPPALAGISTRITPEHQIRAARVIGERIRYDVVSNLAPVVSERINPVDLQQALALPQNYNPRTREFAVNLRARTLGDRALVNAVLHFFRNENFSYTLEPPLLGRDSVDDFLFSSRAGFCEHYASSFVFLMRAAGIPARVVTGYQGGETNPVDNMMTVRQSDAHAWAEVWLPPHGWVRVDPTAAVAPNRIETQLSNVLPHSFFGGLLGPELGKSNWWSALSDAASIARANWEALGNGWNQWVLNYTPARQQGLLRWLGLGEFDWRSLTILMLAIGAVAAGTVTLPLLLARNKANPLDTVYSALCAQMARRGLPRHKHEGPRTYERRLCANDSPLSPTAKLAVQRFMSLYEILRYGADYSNDDGKDTIPPAPLMAKLKLLLSQCR; encoded by the coding sequence ATGACGACGCCGGTCCAGCACCTCAAGTCAGAGTTGGAAAGTACGCAGATTTTTCGCAGCTCCAGCGCTTACATGCACAACCTGCCGCGCGACAAGAGCGATACCTTGCTGCTGCTTGGCGCCTGCGTCATGGTGCTGCTACCGCATTTTCTGCACCTGTCCTGGTGGACCTCGGCCATCTGCTGCGGCCTGCTGCTGTGGCGCGCCGCGATCACCATGCGCGGCCAGCGCCTGCCGCCGATGTGGCTGCTGCTGCCGCTCGCAGCGTTATCCATGGGCGGCGTCTATCTTGACTTCCGCACCCTCCTCGGCCGCGATGCCGGAGTCGCGATGCTGGTGCTGCTGCTAACCTTCAAGCTGCTCGAGATGCGCGCCCGGCGCGATCTGTTCGTGGTGCTGCTACTGAGCTTTTTCCTGCTGCTCACGACTTTTTTTTATTCGCAATCGCTGCCGTCGCTGTTGTGGATGATCGCCACGCTGGTGCTGATCCTGACGACGCAACTGTCGTTCCAATACACCGGCAAACAACCGCCGCTCAAGCAGCGCCTGCGCCTGGGCGGCATGATACTGGCCATGGCGCTGCCGTTGACGCTCATCCTGTTCTTGCTGTTTCCGCGTATCCAAGGCCCGCTGTGGGGACTGCCGGGCGACGCACATGGCGGCCGCACCGGTTTGTCGGATAGCATGGCGCCGGGGAATATCTCGCAACTTGCCATGTCCGATGACATCGCTTTCCGCGTCAAATTCCTCGACCCGCAGCCAGCTCCCGCCAAGCTCTACTGGCGCGGCGTGGTGCTGACGCATTTTGACGGCAGGACCTGGACCCCGGGCTTGACGAGTCGCGCGACTACCAATGACGAGGCTGCCGCCACACCAAATGCGGCGACATCCGTTCGCCAGCAAATCACGATGGAACCCAACGGCCAGCGCTGGCTGTTTGCCCTCGAAACCCCGCAAGCGCCGCCGGCGCTCGCAGGCATCTCGACCCGCATCACTCCAGAACACCAGATTCGCGCAGCCCGTGTCATCGGCGAGCGGATTCGTTACGATGTCGTTTCAAACCTGGCGCCAGTGGTATCGGAACGCATCAATCCAGTCGATTTGCAGCAAGCGCTGGCCTTACCGCAAAACTACAATCCGCGCACCAGGGAGTTTGCTGTAAACCTGCGGGCCAGAACCCTCGGCGACCGAGCCTTGGTCAACGCCGTCTTGCATTTCTTCCGAAATGAAAATTTCAGCTATACGCTGGAGCCGCCGCTGCTCGGCCGAGACAGCGTCGACGATTTCCTGTTTTCCAGCCGTGCCGGGTTTTGCGAGCACTATGCCAGTTCCTTCGTATTCCTGATGCGCGCCGCCGGCATTCCGGCACGCGTGGTCACTGGTTACCAAGGCGGCGAAACCAATCCGGTCGACAACATGATGACCGTGCGTCAATCGGACGCGCACGCCTGGGCGGAAGTGTGGCTGCCGCCGCATGGCTGGGTGCGCGTTGATCCCACCGCCGCGGTCGCACCAAACCGGATTGAAACGCAGCTCAGCAACGTGCTGCCGCATTCCTTCTTCGGCGGTCTGCTCGGACCTGAGCTCGGCAAAAGCAACTGGTGGTCGGCATTAAGCGACGCCGCATCAATTGCACGCGCCAATTGGGAAGCGTTGGGCAATGGCTGGAATCAATGGGTTCTCAATTACACACCGGCGCGCCAGCAAGGATTGTTGCGCTGGTTGGGCTTGGGCGAGTTCGATTGGCGCAGCCTGACGATCCTGATGCTAGCCATCGGTGCAGTAGCTGCCGGTACGGTTACGCTGCCCTTGCTACTGGCACGAAACAAGGCCAATCCACTTGATACGGTATACTCCGCGTTATGCGCGCAGATGGCGCGACGCGGCCTCCCGCGGCACAAGCATGAGGGGCCGCGCACCTACGAACGCCGCCTGTGCGCCAACGATTCGCCGTTGTCGCCGACGGCAAAACTAGCGGTGCAACGCTTCATGAGTTTGTACGAAATCCTGCGTTATGGCGCTGATTACAGCAACGATGACGGCAAGGATACAATTCCGCCAGCGCCTTTAATGGCAAAACTAAAACTACTGCTCTCCCAATGTCGATGA
- the mltB gene encoding lytic murein transglycosylase B, which yields MSMKSSVGLHKIVQLCAIVAAISISPNLQAQQSSATKSPSAKMRKASSTADDGEFVNFAEWKDVSDFIDQMVEKDGFDRGELVAMFSKIRHVDSAIQLMKPAPASKPKNWAAYRARFVEPVRIQAGVEFWNTYADALNRAEAQYGVPAEIIVGIVGVETVYGRNVGNFRVMDAITTLAFDYPNTPTRDARMAYFRGELENTLLFARESGIDPFSLLGSYAGAIGWAQFMPSSIRQYGVDFDGNGRIDLRNSPIDAIGSIAHYLAEHGWKTGMPIVFPATLSTDTSVENRWQAFIGQGLEAKYSLDDLMAAGVVPGVVPPADMRFGLIDLQNGQNPTEYWLGTDNFFAITQYNRSFFYAMSVVDLGRAVRVARDQQ from the coding sequence ATGTCGATGAAATCTTCCGTAGGCCTCCATAAAATCGTCCAGCTATGCGCCATCGTAGCGGCGATCTCGATCAGCCCCAACCTGCAGGCGCAACAAAGCAGCGCAACCAAGTCGCCATCGGCAAAAATGCGCAAAGCCAGCAGCACCGCCGACGACGGCGAATTCGTCAATTTCGCCGAATGGAAGGATGTCTCGGACTTCATCGACCAGATGGTGGAGAAAGACGGTTTCGACAGAGGCGAACTAGTCGCAATGTTCAGCAAGATTCGCCACGTTGACAGCGCAATTCAGCTGATGAAGCCGGCGCCTGCCAGCAAACCCAAGAACTGGGCGGCCTACCGTGCGCGCTTTGTCGAGCCGGTGCGTATCCAGGCTGGCGTGGAATTCTGGAACACCTATGCCGACGCGTTGAATCGGGCAGAGGCGCAATATGGCGTGCCGGCTGAAATCATCGTCGGCATCGTCGGCGTTGAAACTGTATACGGCCGCAACGTCGGCAATTTCCGCGTGATGGATGCGATCACTACGCTGGCATTCGACTATCCGAACACGCCGACGCGCGATGCCCGCATGGCTTACTTCCGCGGCGAGCTGGAAAATACGCTGCTGTTTGCAAGGGAGTCAGGCATTGATCCATTCAGCTTGCTCGGTTCGTATGCCGGCGCCATCGGCTGGGCGCAATTCATGCCAAGCAGCATTCGCCAGTATGGCGTGGATTTTGACGGCAATGGCAGGATCGATCTGCGCAACTCGCCGATCGATGCGATCGGCAGCATCGCCCACTATCTGGCGGAGCATGGCTGGAAAACCGGCATGCCGATCGTGTTCCCGGCGACATTGTCGACCGACACCAGCGTCGAAAACCGCTGGCAGGCATTTATCGGACAAGGGCTGGAGGCGAAATATTCGTTGGACGACCTGATGGCCGCCGGCGTCGTGCCGGGCGTGGTTCCGCCAGCCGACATGCGTTTCGGCCTGATCGATTTGCAAAACGGTCAGAACCCTACCGAATATTGGCTGGGCACAGACAATTTCTTCGCCATCACCCAATACAACCGCAGCTTCTTCTACGCCATGTCGGTGGTCGATCTGGGACGCGCAGTACGCGTCGCGCGCGACCAGCAATGA